Proteins encoded in a region of the Labrus mixtus chromosome 19, fLabMix1.1, whole genome shotgun sequence genome:
- the pkia gene encoding cAMP-dependent protein kinase inhibitor alpha, producing MTDVEATYEDFIASRRSGRRNAIHEIPDAPGAQGPADLSQSLAQLNINKSGDEGGDTEKSQDTPAKEEETQAEGS from the exons ATGACGGATGTGGAGGCGACCTATGAGGACTTCATCGCCTCTCGAAGGTCCGGCCGCAGGAATGCCATCCATGAAATACCAGACGCCCCTGGGGCACAGGGACCCGCTGACCTGTCACAGAGTCTGGCACAGCTTAACATCAACAAGTCAG gagatgaaggaggagacacagagaagaGCCAGGACACTCCAGCTAAAGAAGAGGAGACGCAAGCTGAGGGCAGCTAG